In the genome of Candidatus Nanopelagicales bacterium, one region contains:
- a CDS encoding PAS domain-containing sensor histidine kinase: MSAATAPAPEGRRVTAVVATVCVLGAASLAGVAALARILPRPSDAPTEVTWWLVGLLLLATAVAEVVTVPVPHGDALEELTFFEVAVVIGVLTLPPVVAVVVPLAGLLLVHVVLRRPLIKAAFNLGSYAAASSALVATYLLVGHGQPRFSAWSVIGLVVGTLLFAVINLVALVELFHALEGLPLLEGWRDEWMLSLTMAIGGVAVGASVVAMAEFAPALVPLAAFPALALWSAYRSAAQRAREREQARLLVDFGLALATSDDLGGDRVLEPAIDAVRRLAGGRTARLATGPEDADLLAVVADTDATAVAAPPGLLPEGWDPALVLPLEVGRTEPAALVVGGLETEIGPDRLPLLGALGTAIAGALRARDAGRALLAETESLRAVVDHSRDGIAVVTADGRVRLWSPALVRMTGVDMSGQSVDEVAEPAATLLRVDEQHARAYQAPPRSMTVTLPSGETRDLTVYTTRAWSAGYGAPEGGAPFTAVYTVHDDTAVRRADRLKADFVATISHELRTPITPIKGYAQLLARRGDRMEPQRRAEALELIAERADHLGRLVDDLLLASRVTGPTKLTIQASDLDLRDLVRRTVASFPRLADRVELDLPDQPVLVRCDSHRAGQCIANLLSNAEKYTPVDTPVEVRLSGPGGGDRMAVVIVRDHGPGIPPDEQDKVFQRFYRIEDPFTMRTGGSGLGLHISLELAKAMGGSLTLVSQPGDGCTFALALPLASVSTEDPGGAWAQGARTETTATGEGTGSLRGEAR, translated from the coding sequence ATGTCCGCCGCGACCGCCCCCGCACCCGAGGGTCGTCGTGTCACCGCCGTGGTGGCGACGGTCTGCGTCCTCGGGGCGGCCTCGCTCGCCGGTGTCGCGGCGCTGGCCCGCATCCTGCCCCGCCCGTCGGACGCCCCGACCGAGGTCACCTGGTGGCTGGTCGGGCTGCTCCTGCTCGCGACCGCGGTGGCCGAGGTCGTCACCGTCCCCGTCCCGCACGGCGATGCGCTGGAGGAGCTGACCTTCTTCGAGGTCGCCGTCGTCATCGGGGTCCTCACGCTGCCACCGGTCGTGGCCGTCGTCGTCCCGCTGGCCGGCCTGCTGCTCGTCCACGTCGTTCTGCGCCGACCCCTGATCAAGGCGGCGTTCAACCTCGGCTCGTACGCCGCTGCGTCGTCGGCCCTGGTCGCGACGTACCTGCTCGTCGGCCACGGCCAGCCCCGGTTCTCCGCCTGGTCGGTGATCGGGCTGGTGGTCGGGACGCTCCTGTTCGCCGTGATCAACCTGGTCGCCCTGGTCGAGCTGTTCCACGCGCTGGAGGGCCTGCCGCTCCTGGAGGGATGGCGGGACGAGTGGATGCTGTCGCTCACCATGGCGATCGGCGGTGTCGCCGTCGGTGCCAGCGTGGTGGCGATGGCCGAGTTCGCGCCGGCGCTGGTCCCGCTGGCGGCGTTCCCGGCCCTGGCGCTGTGGTCGGCGTACCGGTCCGCGGCCCAGCGCGCTCGGGAGCGCGAGCAGGCGCGCCTCCTGGTGGACTTCGGCCTGGCGCTGGCCACCTCCGACGACCTCGGTGGGGACCGGGTGCTGGAGCCGGCCATCGACGCGGTGCGCCGGCTGGCGGGCGGGCGGACCGCGCGGCTGGCCACCGGGCCGGAGGACGCCGACCTGCTGGCGGTGGTCGCCGACACCGACGCGACCGCCGTCGCAGCGCCGCCCGGGCTGTTGCCCGAGGGGTGGGACCCCGCGCTCGTCCTGCCGCTGGAGGTGGGCCGCACCGAGCCGGCGGCCCTCGTCGTCGGCGGCCTCGAGACGGAGATCGGCCCGGACCGGCTGCCGCTGCTGGGTGCCCTGGGCACGGCCATCGCCGGCGCGCTGCGCGCCCGCGACGCCGGCCGCGCCCTGCTCGCCGAGACCGAGTCGCTGCGCGCCGTCGTCGACCACTCCCGCGACGGCATCGCCGTGGTGACCGCCGACGGCCGGGTGCGGCTGTGGAGCCCCGCGCTGGTGCGGATGACGGGGGTCGACATGTCCGGCCAGAGCGTGGACGAGGTCGCCGAGCCTGCCGCGACCCTCCTGCGGGTGGACGAGCAGCACGCGCGGGCCTACCAGGCGCCGCCCCGGTCGATGACCGTGACCCTGCCGTCCGGGGAGACCCGCGACCTCACCGTCTACACGACCCGGGCCTGGTCCGCCGGGTACGGGGCTCCGGAGGGCGGTGCCCCGTTCACCGCGGTGTACACGGTGCATGACGACACCGCGGTCCGGCGGGCCGACCGGCTCAAGGCCGACTTCGTCGCGACGATCTCGCACGAGCTGCGCACCCCGATCACCCCCATCAAGGGGTATGCGCAGCTGCTCGCCCGCCGCGGCGACCGGATGGAGCCGCAGCGCCGGGCGGAGGCGCTGGAGCTCATCGCCGAACGGGCCGACCACCTCGGCCGGCTGGTGGACGACCTGCTGCTCGCCTCCCGTGTCACCGGTCCCACCAAGCTCACGATCCAGGCCAGCGACCTGGACCTGCGGGACCTGGTGCGCCGGACGGTGGCCTCGTTCCCCCGGCTCGCGGACCGGGTCGAGCTGGACCTCCCCGACCAGCCGGTGCTGGTGCGCTGCGACTCGCACCGCGCCGGCCAGTGCATCGCGAACCTGCTGTCCAACGCCGAGAAGTACACCCCGGTCGACACCCCCGTCGAGGTGCGGCTGTCCGGGCCCGGCGGCGGGGACCGGATGGCCGTGGTCATCGTCCGGGACCACGGCCCCGGCATCCCGCCCGACGAGCAGGACAAGGTGTTCCAGCGCTTCTACCGCATCGAGGATCCGTTCACGATGCGCACCGGGGGCAGCGGCCTGGGCCTGCACATCAGCCTGGAGCTGGCCAAGGCCATGGGCGGCAGCCTGACCCTGGTGTCCCAGCCTGGCGACGGCTGCACGTTCGCCCTCGCGCTCCCGCTGGCGTCGGTGTCCACCGAGGACCCGGGGGGTGCGTGGGCGCAGGGCGCCCGTACCGAGACCACCGCGACCGGTGAGGGCACCGGGAGCCTGAGAGGGGAGGCCCGATGA
- a CDS encoding S8 family serine peptidase — MAAGIAAATGAALLTPAVLAGAAPATAVAPATITRVLSVLSSSPTALDQAAADVAALGGQVLERYAVAGALLVQLPDGAVPEGTVATPDAAVEFAGVPTKKPDPVTAAATVTTGATYRATIGDDDRSQGAGVTVALVDTGVADVHDLAGRVEHVNVSGDPTGDGLGHGTFLAGLIAGSGSTSDGTYAGVAPDARILDVQVATADGSTSLSRVLAGLQAVADRAATDPSVQVVSLSLSTGSPLPPAIDPLMRGLDRLWLNGLTVVVAAGNDGPKNNTVTSPGSDPLLVTVGSVDEHGTPVRTDDSISDFSSRSSSYGVSKPEVSAPGQSLVSLRAPGSIADVENPQAVVDDAYFRGTGTSMSTAVAAGAVAALLSARPGLAPAQVKSLLVGTTYGIPGVGSGGLDLAAAWTAPVAPVASSPWPKGVGSQAPLESDAAAWSAFAQGWRAGDLEAVRAAWLLLSPQARRWAATAWSSAILPGAVATDDQEFDARIAAARRWATENWNARRWARDDWVARRWAGDEWTARRWAFDEWLARRWAGDEWLARRWASDLWTAVDPAPWSARRWAAEDWLAFAWTARRWAADDWAGLAWDSQAWTARRWAEQEWTDYAWSARRWATEVWTARRWALTSWPAA; from the coding sequence GTGGCCGCCGGCATCGCCGCCGCCACCGGCGCCGCCCTCCTCACCCCCGCCGTCCTGGCCGGCGCAGCGCCCGCCACCGCCGTCGCTCCCGCCACCATCACTCGCGTGCTGTCCGTCCTGTCCTCCTCTCCCACCGCCCTGGACCAGGCCGCCGCCGACGTCGCCGCGCTCGGCGGCCAGGTCCTCGAGCGGTACGCGGTGGCCGGCGCCCTGCTGGTCCAGCTGCCGGACGGCGCCGTTCCCGAGGGCACCGTTGCGACCCCGGACGCCGCCGTCGAGTTCGCCGGCGTCCCGACCAAGAAGCCCGACCCGGTCACCGCCGCCGCCACCGTGACCACCGGCGCCACGTACCGCGCCACCATCGGTGACGACGACCGCTCCCAGGGCGCCGGGGTGACCGTGGCCCTCGTGGACACCGGCGTCGCCGACGTCCACGACCTCGCCGGCCGCGTCGAGCACGTCAACGTGAGCGGCGACCCGACGGGGGACGGCCTCGGCCACGGCACCTTCCTCGCCGGGCTCATCGCGGGCAGCGGCAGCACCTCCGACGGGACCTACGCCGGGGTCGCGCCGGACGCCCGGATCCTCGACGTCCAGGTCGCGACGGCCGACGGGTCGACGTCACTGAGCCGCGTCCTCGCCGGACTGCAGGCCGTCGCCGACCGCGCCGCGACCGACCCGAGCGTGCAGGTCGTCAGCCTGTCGCTCTCCACCGGCAGCCCGCTGCCCCCCGCCATCGACCCGCTGATGCGCGGCCTGGACCGGCTGTGGCTCAACGGCCTCACCGTCGTGGTCGCCGCCGGCAACGACGGCCCCAAGAACAACACCGTGACCTCCCCCGGCAGCGACCCGCTGCTGGTCACCGTCGGCTCCGTCGACGAGCACGGCACCCCGGTTCGTACCGACGACTCGATCTCCGACTTCTCGTCCCGCTCGTCGTCGTACGGCGTCAGCAAGCCCGAGGTCTCCGCCCCCGGCCAGAGCCTGGTGTCGCTCCGCGCGCCCGGCAGCATCGCCGACGTGGAGAACCCGCAGGCCGTCGTCGACGACGCGTACTTCCGCGGCACCGGCACCTCGATGTCCACCGCCGTCGCGGCCGGCGCCGTCGCCGCTCTGCTGTCCGCCCGTCCCGGCCTGGCCCCCGCGCAGGTGAAGTCGCTGCTGGTCGGGACCACGTACGGCATCCCCGGTGTCGGCTCCGGCGGCCTCGACCTCGCCGCGGCCTGGACCGCCCCGGTGGCGCCCGTCGCGAGCTCACCGTGGCCGAAGGGCGTCGGGTCGCAGGCCCCGCTGGAGTCCGACGCCGCCGCGTGGTCCGCGTTCGCGCAGGGCTGGCGGGCCGGCGACCTCGAGGCCGTCCGCGCCGCGTGGCTTCTGCTCAGCCCGCAGGCCCGCCGCTGGGCCGCGACCGCCTGGTCCTCGGCGATCCTGCCCGGCGCCGTCGCGACCGACGACCAGGAGTTCGATGCCCGCATCGCCGCCGCGCGGCGCTGGGCCACCGAGAACTGGAACGCCCGCCGCTGGGCCCGCGACGACTGGGTCGCCCGCAGGTGGGCCGGGGACGAGTGGACCGCCCGCCGCTGGGCGTTCGACGAGTGGCTGGCCCGCCGCTGGGCCGGCGACGAGTGGCTGGCACGGCGCTGGGCCAGCGACCTGTGGACCGCGGTCGACCCCGCCCCGTGGTCGGCACGCCGGTGGGCCGCCGAGGACTGGCTGGCGTTCGCGTGGACCGCGCGCCGCTGGGCCGCGGATGACTGGGCCGGGCTGGCCTGGGACTCCCAGGCGTGGACCGCGCGCCGCTGGGCCGAGCAGGAGTGGACCGACTACGCGTGGTCGGCGCGCCGCTGGGCGACCGAGGTATGGACCGCGCGCCGCTGGGCGCTCACGTCCTGGCCTGCCGCCTGA
- a CDS encoding PDZ domain-containing protein, giving the protein MTADRPEPAEADPTPEPSVPTAEEPGTVEPRSVEPGTSRRRRQRSRRTTALVVSAMSLVVLLAVAALLPVPYVRLSPGPTFNVIGEYDGTPLIEISGTPTYPTSGNLDMTTVSESGGPRGGLTLGQALLSWTNSEDAVLPRELLYPDDVTGDEVEQENAVAFSTSQSDATAAALNHLGIPLEQDVLIASVAKGSPAEGKLEPRDQILQVDGREIAAPEDVGEAVRARPVGSDIAVTVRRDGEEKEVVVTSAPNPDDPERPYLGITVAALYQAPFTLTFSLDDVGGPSAGLMFSLGIIDKLTPEDLADGRHVAGTGTITPDGKVGPIGGIRQKLAGARGAGAELFLMPVDHCAEAAGHVPDGLTVVPVATLAEAVDALDAWHAGGTLPTCPAS; this is encoded by the coding sequence GTGACCGCGGACCGGCCCGAGCCGGCCGAGGCGGACCCGACCCCCGAGCCGTCAGTCCCGACGGCTGAGGAGCCCGGAACCGTCGAACCCAGGAGCGTCGAGCCCGGGACCTCTCGACGGCGCCGGCAGCGCAGCCGGCGCACCACCGCCCTGGTCGTCTCGGCGATGTCGCTGGTGGTCCTGCTGGCCGTGGCGGCGCTGCTGCCCGTGCCCTACGTACGCCTGTCACCGGGCCCGACGTTCAACGTCATCGGCGAGTACGACGGCACCCCGCTGATCGAGATCTCCGGGACGCCGACCTACCCGACCAGCGGCAACCTGGACATGACCACCGTGTCGGAGTCCGGTGGCCCGCGCGGCGGCCTCACGCTGGGCCAGGCGCTGCTGTCGTGGACCAACTCCGAGGACGCGGTGCTGCCGCGCGAGCTGCTCTATCCCGACGACGTCACCGGTGACGAGGTGGAGCAGGAGAACGCCGTGGCGTTCAGCACCTCGCAGTCCGACGCGACCGCCGCCGCACTGAACCACCTCGGCATCCCGCTCGAGCAGGACGTGCTGATCGCCTCGGTGGCCAAGGGTTCCCCGGCCGAGGGGAAGCTGGAGCCCCGGGACCAGATCCTGCAGGTCGACGGACGCGAGATCGCCGCGCCCGAGGACGTCGGCGAGGCCGTCCGGGCGCGACCGGTCGGCAGCGACATCGCCGTCACCGTGCGACGCGACGGGGAGGAGAAGGAGGTCGTCGTGACCTCCGCTCCCAACCCCGACGACCCGGAGCGTCCGTACCTCGGCATCACCGTCGCCGCGCTCTACCAGGCGCCGTTCACGCTCACGTTCAGCCTCGACGACGTGGGCGGTCCGAGTGCCGGACTGATGTTCAGCCTCGGCATCATCGACAAGCTCACCCCCGAGGACCTCGCCGACGGCCGGCACGTGGCCGGCACCGGCACGATCACCCCGGACGGCAAGGTCGGCCCGATCGGCGGCATCCGGCAGAAGCTGGCGGGTGCCCGGGGTGCGGGCGCGGAGCTGTTCCTCATGCCGGTGGACCACTGCGCGGAGGCCGCCGGGCACGTCCCGGACGGGCTGACCGTGGTGCCGGTGGCCACCTTGGCCGAGGCGGTGGACGCCCTCGACGCCTGGCACGCCGGCGGCACCCTCCCCACCTGCCCCGCCTCCTGA
- a CDS encoding NAD-dependent epimerase/dehydratase family protein, whose amino-acid sequence MTTARGRRTPPANNPTVAVTGASGAVGIPVLRRLVAADGVGKVYGIDLTRPPAAAQVHGVAWRTCDIRDPGLVQKLSGVGVVVHCAVDRSPEAEPADRHDRNVTGTRTVVTAAAAAGVRRVVLVTSATVYGAAPDNPVPLDEDAPLRAEPEGLPADLLEIEDIAAVSRAIHPGLDVIVLRPAALAGPGIDTLVTRHFAAPRLLSVRDTEMRWQFCHVDDLAAAVEVAVLGRLDADSATVGCEGSLSQDEVAAVSGLRTIEVPATMAFATAERLHRAGVVPSPASELAYVAYPWVVPSTRLRAAGWRPQHDNTTALQALLDAVEGERAIAGRRLGVRDATIAGAGAAGATVAVLGAAAFVRRARRLRGR is encoded by the coding sequence GTGACGACCGCCCGCGGCCGTCGTACGCCCCCCGCGAACAACCCCACGGTCGCCGTGACGGGCGCCAGCGGCGCGGTCGGGATCCCGGTGCTGCGCCGACTGGTCGCCGCCGACGGCGTCGGCAAGGTCTACGGCATCGACCTGACCCGCCCGCCCGCGGCCGCGCAGGTCCACGGCGTGGCATGGCGCACCTGCGACATCCGTGATCCGGGCCTGGTGCAGAAGCTCTCCGGGGTCGGCGTGGTCGTGCACTGCGCCGTCGACCGGTCGCCGGAGGCCGAGCCCGCGGATCGGCATGACCGCAACGTCACCGGGACGCGCACCGTGGTGACCGCGGCGGCCGCGGCGGGCGTGCGCCGGGTGGTGCTGGTGACGTCGGCGACGGTGTACGGCGCCGCCCCGGACAACCCGGTGCCGTTGGACGAGGATGCGCCGCTGCGGGCGGAGCCGGAGGGGCTGCCCGCGGACCTGCTGGAGATCGAGGACATCGCGGCGGTGTCCCGGGCGATCCACCCGGGCCTCGACGTCATCGTCCTGCGGCCGGCCGCGCTCGCAGGTCCCGGCATCGACACGCTGGTGACCCGGCACTTCGCCGCGCCTCGGCTGCTGTCGGTGCGGGACACCGAGATGCGTTGGCAGTTCTGCCATGTCGACGATCTGGCGGCTGCGGTGGAGGTCGCGGTCCTCGGGCGGTTGGACGCCGACTCGGCAACGGTGGGCTGCGAGGGCTCCCTCTCCCAGGACGAGGTCGCGGCCGTCTCGGGGCTGCGCACGATCGAGGTCCCCGCCACCATGGCGTTCGCCACCGCCGAACGGCTGCATCGTGCCGGCGTGGTGCCGTCCCCGGCCAGCGAGCTGGCGTACGTGGCCTACCCGTGGGTCGTGCCGTCCACCCGGCTGCGCGCGGCCGGCTGGCGGCCGCAGCACGACAACACCACGGCGTTGCAGGCGCTGCTGGACGCGGTCGAGGGCGAGCGGGCGATCGCCGGCCGGCGGCTGGGGGTGCGTGACGCGACGATCGCCGGAGCCGGGGCTGCCGGGGCCACGGTCGCCGTGCTGGGTGCTGCGGCCTTCGTGCGCCGCGCCCGGCGGCTGCGCGGCCGCTGA
- a CDS encoding zinc-dependent metalloprotease, with translation MSGNVPFGFGPAGDDDPDRENQEGESGDSGSTAGGSGDAGNPLGGFGDALAGMGLGGLGGPGGTGSFDMGQLGAMLQQLGQMLQGGGEGPVNWDLATNVARQALVQAGDPVVSDAEKRAVDDAARLADLWLDPVMSFPSTSAGAEAWSRSQWLERTLPAWRRIVEPIAEQVQDVLGSALPGAEGGGALGEIPGLPEGIPPELAGMMGPLMGMARQMGASMFGMQVGQGLAALASEVVGAADIGIPLTADRRVVLLPRNVAAFGDGLDVPGGEVMLYLALREAAHQRLFAHVPWLGARLEGAVQAYARGIHVDVDRLREAAQGVDPQNPEALQEALSSGVFEPEDSPEQKAALARLETLLALVEGWVDDVVDAAVDDRLPSAARLREAIRRRRGVGGPAEKTFATLVGLEMRPRRLREAAEVWRSLRESGGMAARDALWGHPDLLPTAEDLDDPVGFTTRSAPLDLGEIERSLGQDLDGDGLVGDGDAGDRADDADDDSPGGDEADPDAGDGPNRG, from the coding sequence ATGAGCGGCAACGTCCCCTTCGGCTTCGGCCCGGCCGGCGACGACGACCCGGACCGCGAGAACCAGGAGGGCGAGAGCGGCGACTCCGGTTCGACCGCAGGCGGTTCCGGCGACGCGGGCAACCCGCTGGGCGGCTTCGGCGACGCGCTGGCCGGCATGGGGCTCGGCGGCCTCGGCGGACCCGGTGGTACGGGCAGCTTCGACATGGGCCAGCTCGGAGCGATGCTGCAGCAGCTCGGCCAGATGCTGCAGGGTGGCGGCGAGGGCCCGGTCAACTGGGACCTCGCGACCAACGTGGCACGTCAGGCCCTGGTGCAGGCAGGCGACCCCGTCGTCTCCGACGCCGAGAAGCGCGCGGTCGACGACGCCGCCCGGCTGGCCGACCTGTGGCTGGACCCGGTGATGTCGTTCCCGAGCACCTCGGCGGGCGCGGAGGCCTGGAGCCGGTCGCAGTGGCTCGAGCGGACCCTGCCGGCATGGCGGCGGATCGTGGAGCCGATCGCCGAGCAGGTGCAGGACGTCCTGGGGTCGGCACTGCCCGGCGCCGAGGGCGGCGGCGCGCTCGGCGAGATCCCCGGCCTGCCCGAGGGCATCCCGCCGGAGCTGGCCGGGATGATGGGCCCGCTGATGGGCATGGCCCGGCAGATGGGCGCCTCGATGTTCGGCATGCAGGTCGGGCAGGGCCTGGCCGCGCTGGCATCGGAGGTCGTGGGCGCGGCCGACATCGGCATTCCGCTGACCGCTGACCGCCGCGTGGTTCTGCTGCCGCGCAACGTCGCCGCGTTCGGCGACGGCCTGGACGTGCCCGGCGGCGAGGTCATGCTCTACCTCGCGCTGCGCGAGGCCGCCCACCAGCGGCTGTTCGCGCACGTCCCGTGGCTGGGGGCGCGGCTCGAGGGCGCAGTGCAGGCCTATGCCCGCGGCATCCACGTCGACGTGGACCGGCTGCGCGAGGCTGCGCAGGGCGTCGACCCGCAGAACCCCGAGGCACTGCAGGAGGCGCTGTCGTCCGGCGTGTTCGAGCCGGAGGACTCCCCGGAGCAGAAGGCCGCCCTGGCACGGCTGGAGACGCTGCTGGCGCTGGTCGAGGGTTGGGTCGACGACGTGGTCGACGCAGCCGTCGACGACCGGCTGCCGTCGGCGGCCCGGCTGCGCGAGGCGATCCGCCGCCGCCGGGGCGTCGGTGGGCCGGCGGAGAAGACGTTCGCGACCCTGGTCGGCCTGGAAATGCGGCCGCGTCGGCTGCGCGAGGCGGCCGAGGTCTGGCGGTCGCTGCGGGAGAGCGGCGGCATGGCGGCCCGGGATGCGCTGTGGGGTCACCCCGACCTGCTCCCGACCGCTGAGGACCTCGACGACCCGGTCGGCTTCACGACCCGGTCCGCGCCGCTGGACCTCGGCGAGATCGAGCGCTCGCTGGGGCAGGACCTCGACGGCGACGGCCTGGTCGGCGACGGCGACGCGGGCGACCGGGCGGACGACGCCGACGACGACAGTCCCGGCGGCGACGAAGCAGACCCGGACGCCGGCGACGGCCCCAACCGCGGCTGA
- a CDS encoding NUDIX domain-containing protein: MLETVRTELSGWTAPDPVQSALRDDYLAFLDAHPDGLWRECDAGHLTAGALVVDPDSGRVLLHLHKRVGRWLQFGGHLEPGDSSLRDTAARETAEESGLDGLVLLDSPVRLDRHPAPCRPAPGRDHLDVQYVALAPGGAVPRASDESLGLAWFDWDDVPREDTSVTALVAAARTALRAP, translated from the coding sequence GTGCTGGAGACCGTACGCACGGAACTGTCCGGGTGGACGGCCCCGGACCCGGTGCAGTCAGCGCTGCGGGACGACTACCTGGCGTTCCTCGACGCCCACCCGGACGGGCTGTGGCGGGAGTGCGACGCCGGGCACCTGACCGCCGGCGCCCTGGTGGTCGACCCCGACTCCGGCCGGGTGCTGCTGCACCTGCACAAGAGGGTGGGCCGCTGGCTGCAGTTCGGCGGCCACCTCGAGCCGGGCGACTCATCCCTGCGCGACACCGCGGCGCGGGAGACCGCCGAGGAGAGCGGGCTGGACGGCCTGGTGCTGCTGGACTCGCCGGTGCGACTGGACCGGCACCCAGCACCGTGCCGGCCGGCACCCGGGCGCGACCACCTGGACGTGCAGTACGTCGCCCTCGCGCCCGGCGGAGCGGTGCCCCGGGCCAGCGACGAGTCACTCGGCCTGGCCTGGTTCGACTGGGACGACGTGCCGCGCGAGGACACCTCGGTGACCGCCCTGGTCGCGGCCGCGCGGACGGCGCTGCGGGCCCCCTGA
- a CDS encoding PLP-dependent aspartate aminotransferase family protein, translated as MTGLDTRAVHAGRDDFAALGVHAPPIDLSSTYPLPDLEAGGLSYESMAGGGPPLDSGGLVYQRLWNPTVARFERALADLEGTAEAVAFGSGMAAVTASVLAATRERGRHVVAVRPLYGGTDHLLGSGLLGTETTFAPADGVADAIRPDTGLVVLETPGNPTLELIDIAAVVAQAGGPDGVPVLVDNTFATPVLQNPAAHGATLVLHSATKYLGGHGDVVGGVVACDAPWAAALRRVRAVTGALLHPLSAYLLHRGLPTLPVRVRAQQAGAEKVVARLAVHPAVARVCYPGLPECDPLALVGRQLRGPGAMVALDLAGGYDAAARMTSRVRLFTHAVSLGGVDSLIQHPAALTHRPVPPDARPSAGVVRLSIGLEDPADLLTDLEQALA; from the coding sequence ATGACCGGGCTCGACACCCGCGCGGTGCACGCCGGACGCGACGACTTCGCCGCCCTCGGGGTCCACGCGCCGCCGATCGATCTGTCCAGCACCTACCCGCTGCCCGACCTCGAGGCCGGCGGGCTGTCGTACGAGTCGATGGCCGGCGGCGGGCCGCCGCTGGACTCCGGCGGCCTGGTCTACCAGCGGTTGTGGAACCCGACGGTGGCTCGCTTCGAGCGAGCACTGGCCGACCTCGAGGGCACCGCCGAGGCGGTCGCCTTCGGATCGGGAATGGCCGCGGTGACCGCCAGCGTCCTGGCCGCCACCCGCGAGCGCGGCCGGCACGTGGTGGCCGTCCGCCCGCTGTACGGCGGGACTGACCACCTGCTCGGCAGCGGGCTGCTGGGTACCGAGACCACCTTCGCCCCAGCCGACGGCGTGGCCGACGCGATCCGCCCCGACACCGGTCTGGTCGTGCTGGAGACGCCCGGCAACCCCACCCTGGAGCTCATCGACATCGCCGCAGTCGTCGCCCAGGCGGGTGGCCCCGACGGCGTCCCCGTACTGGTGGACAACACCTTCGCCACTCCCGTCCTACAGAACCCCGCGGCACACGGGGCCACGCTCGTGCTGCACAGCGCGACGAAGTACCTCGGCGGCCACGGCGATGTGGTCGGCGGCGTCGTCGCCTGCGACGCGCCTTGGGCGGCGGCGCTGCGGCGGGTGCGGGCCGTCACCGGGGCGCTGCTGCACCCGCTGTCGGCCTACCTGCTGCACCGCGGCCTGCCCACGCTCCCGGTGCGGGTGCGCGCTCAGCAGGCGGGGGCGGAGAAGGTCGTCGCCCGGCTGGCCGTACACCCGGCGGTCGCCCGGGTCTGCTACCCCGGGCTCCCGGAGTGCGACCCGCTCGCGCTGGTCGGCCGGCAGTTACGCGGTCCCGGCGCGATGGTCGCGCTCGACCTGGCCGGCGGCTACGACGCGGCGGCCCGGATGACCTCGCGGGTACGGCTGTTCACCCACGCGGTGTCGCTCGGCGGGGTCGACTCGCTGATCCAGCACCCGGCCGCGCTGACCCACCGGCCGGTCCCGCCGGACGCGCGGCCGTCGGCTGGTGTCGTACGGCTGTCGATCGGGCTGGAGGACCCCGCCGACCTGCTGACCGACCTGGAGCAGGCACTGGCCTGA
- a CDS encoding Lrp/AsnC family transcriptional regulator: MPNDVRSGLDDIDRAILRELAADGRLANNALAARVGVAPSTCLTRVRALREAGVIRGFHADIDPAALGRPLQAVVAVRLGSHSRDHVLSFHAALRRIPGVISVFHVAGEDDYLLHVATDSAEGLRDLVLEHLTVHPAVRHTETHLIFEHMRGRGALD, encoded by the coding sequence GTGCCGAACGACGTGCGGAGCGGGCTGGACGACATCGACCGGGCCATCCTGCGCGAGCTGGCCGCCGACGGCCGCCTCGCCAACAACGCCCTGGCCGCCCGGGTCGGAGTGGCTCCCTCGACCTGCCTGACCCGGGTCCGCGCGCTGCGCGAGGCCGGCGTCATCCGGGGCTTCCACGCCGACATCGACCCGGCCGCCCTCGGCCGACCGCTGCAGGCGGTGGTGGCGGTGCGGTTGGGCAGCCACAGTCGCGACCACGTGCTGTCCTTCCACGCCGCGCTGCGCCGCATCCCGGGGGTGATCTCGGTGTTCCACGTGGCCGGGGAGGACGACTACCTGCTGCACGTGGCCACCGACTCCGCGGAGGGGCTGCGCGACCTGGTGCTGGAGCACCTGACCGTCCACCCCGCCGTGCGGCACACCGAGACGCACCTGATCTTCGAGCACATGCGCGGGCGCGGCGCGCTCGACTGA